In Cryptomeria japonica chromosome 10, Sugi_1.0, whole genome shotgun sequence, a genomic segment contains:
- the LOC131859148 gene encoding uncharacterized protein LOC131859148, translating into MEVVQLEQIVSYNALSQVLEGVIIKVDKKKKRSDIVEEQTAKVETSSAPPSSGKGKKNQKRGQQLILQEESDGNDIEEEPKKVKATGKKAKPIESTSQSIPIKALSYKPMTNFERMINTLGRNRNIIEPDKKPPSISLINAVDIPSTQPSVDIPPPPVKDQQVKSQLPPISQATQEKPIERVAENSSEQEKEKDQDKTKKEKSAEPKKALVNQQNDDNDDLLGIKEPIYVDNMSASGLLEIAIVMQSRA; encoded by the exons atggaggttgtgcaATTGGAACAAATAGTAtcttacaatgctttatctcaagttcttgAAGGTGTTATcataaaag tggacaagaagaagaaaagatcgGATATTGttgaggagcaaactgcaaaaGTTGAAACTAGTAGTGCTCCACCTAGTAGTGGTAAAGGGAAAAAGAATCAGAAGAGAGGTCAGCAactaattcttcaagaagaatctgatgGCAATGACATTGAGGAGGAGCCAAAGAAAGTGAAGGCAACTGGCAAGAAGGCCAAACCAATTGAATCTACCTCTCAGAGTATTCCCATTAAAGCtttgtcttacaagcctatgactaattttgagagaatgATAAATACATTaggaaggaatag GAATATCATTGAACCAGACAAGAAGCCACCATCTATTTCATTGATTAATGCAGTGGATATACCAtcaactcaaccaagtgtggatattccacccccaccagTAAAAGATCAACAAGTGAAATCACAACTACCACCAATTTCGCAAGCTACCCAGGAGAAACCCATTGAAAGAGTAGCAGAAAATTCCTCTGAACAGGAAAAggagaaagatcaagataaaactaagAAGGAGAAATCTGCTGAACCAAAAAAGGCATTAGTCAACCAGcaaaatgatgataatgatgactTATTAGGCATCAAAGAACCTATATATGTTGACAATATGAGTGCATCAGGATTATTGGAGATTGCAATTGTGATGCAATCCAGAGCTTAG